The genomic stretch TTTTAAATGTCATATTTGAATACATATCTCCTCAACAgggaattcatttttaaattttattttaggtcATTCAACAAGGGAattctttatttttgcattatatCACTCTTTCCGTGTGAGACACCTTAATTGCTAAAGGAAgacttttctcatttaaaattgtGCACATTACTCACAGGAAACTGGTTGTCCCTTTATTTACATGGAAACTCACTACCAAACACAAAATAGTATCAATTACTATAAATTTAATTTCAAGTGCTGGATCTCTCTAACCCTTTAAAATCCTTTAGAATTTTTACTTTGACAACTCATCGTTGTAATACTTCCTCCCTGCAGGAAGTGAGTTTTAGTGTTCTCCCAGTTTGTAAAAGGATACCTTCCACTATGTACTTATTTTAATTGTTCTCTTCTAGAgccttaaaaataatattttctttccaatcGTGATTGTCCTTTTCCatttggaataattttttattttttttatggtccCTGTTGGTTTCTTATGATGGAGAAACTGACACTGCAGGCAAACACACATTCATTTATTTGTCAAAACCAGTACAAGGATCAACGAGTGCAGCAGTGTTCTGGGAATAAAGTTTATTAGTAAGTATATACTCCCTTAGCTGTCATTGGATCACTGTCATTGATGTaaaccagaaaaattaattaGGAGTTTTTTCCTATACAAAAGCTCTTTTTAATATCTGAGCCTCAAATATTAAAttcctttaaataataaaaaagaaaatgcttgctGGACTGGCTTTTATATAATAATATGTGATCACCAGGTCAGTAAAGTCATTTCATAGAGCATTGATAGCTAATCCCTAAAGCAGCATTATTGCAGTCAAAAACGAGCACCAGTGCTTTTTGTTCAACAAGAGATTATTAGAAAGTGTGGCCTTTTTTGGTTTGATCATGTTTGTGTTGAAATGAACATTCCTGCTAAAACCAGCTTGAGCTGAAACTTCAGACATTGGATCTGTTACCAGGGTGAGGCAAAGCTTCGTGACTTTGAGCAGTCATGTCTTGCAACTGAGAGGAAATTAACCCTGCAAACAACACTGCATATTTGAGATAATTCTGCAGTCCGTGATACCGTCCATCATTAGAGGCAAACTGAATTCTGGAATAAATAGATCTAGGAAAATTAGCTGTAAGTGTCATTGGGTTTAATATTATGACAGCTTTCCTATACCTGCTGAAGCAGACAGTGACTGTTTAAATCATAGAGTAGTAACTTCTATTTTTAGTTAATACAAAGCATTCAAAGGAGTCAGGCCAACAGAATATTATGGTACTGCCACTCCTTTATGTTAAATAGCACCTTATCACCATAGTTCAGACAAACTGTGGTTTTGGAGATCTGCAGGAATCTGATGGGAAGCCTCTGTCTTGCATACAGATAAAACGCTTACTAGAGAATAAGGCAGCAGGTTCTGGAAGCCACTGTCTTGCCAGAGAAGCTGATCTGCTGTATCACAATCTGGTGCCAGGCAGCAGCCTCTGACCCCCGAGGTTGTGCTTTCAGGGCAGACAAGTGTCCTGCTCCATGTTAAAATGGTACATTGTGTTTGTGCGAGGCAGTGACTCTGGTCTCCTGCTGAGTGTGGTGCTGgtgccttttttcccctacttCAAGGCTGCAAGTAATTCAGATATTCTGTTTAATCTGAtagaacatagattttttttcatagaatataCATGCAATATGAAAAGTAACGAATCCCCAGGCTTTAGAAGTATTCAAAGTGTTGCTGCCGCCTTAGACTTACAGCTGAGTTACCTCCGTATCTGCTAACTCCTCAGAAGATCTTGTCTTGCAATAATAGGGTAAAAGTGGGTAATGAGTGGAAGATTTAAGTATTTATCCACAACCATTGAAATCAAATTGCTCTGCAGGGTAGCATATACTGCACTGGATATCACAGATGTCTCAATGTTTTTGTCTAGGAAGCTGATCTCATCAGAAGTATCCAGGAGCTTTTGAAAAGAACTTTAATACAAGCTCGCAACCAGATGCGGTAAGACATTTTTCACAATACCTTAGCAGCTAATTTATGTAGCCAAATAATTCCTGAAATACAGGGGTACAATGCCCCCTGGATAAAGTTCACACCCATGCCAGGTTTATGAGCCTCATGAATTTCAGTTAAACCTGAAAAGAGCTACTCAGTGATGAAACTTCAGGATTCTCAAGTAGGGTAAGGTAAGGTAAGAGCTGTGCCCTAAAGCCATGCTTTAGATTTTCAGCCCTGATTTCCAGTATGTATATTCAGTTCTTCAATTTTCCAACACTAAACTTGAGtgcaataaaaatattatctGGATATCACTCTACCTTGTTGCACCTGATGGTATATTTGTAGTatagaagcttttaaaataatttatctgatcAAAGGACCCTTTCAAGATGAGTTTTTTTGCCACCAGATGTCAGTATGAACTTAAAATATGAAACTTCGCTCTATCTTCTGTATCAGTATGAATGTTCATTGCATTTCAAaaagaatatttgctttaaatttatAACAAGCCCTTTGGAAAGATTTTACCCAAATCCTAAGGTGCATCAGTATGAAGGACTATACTGCTGGAAACCTTGATATtttagtttattaattttttaatctggTCCAATTTGTGCTATTCAACCAGATAAAATGAAATATCATTTCTAGAAAGAATGtctataaatgcaaaataatttaaagtagttCTGTTATGTCAATTAGAGTATGAGAATAATCTACTGAGTTTAGGCTTTGCGttttataattgtttttaaatcagtttgGTGCTACCATCGGCAAGCAGCATCTTTTTAATTCCTTAGGTGACAGTGACATCTGGTGTTAACAGTTGATAACGGCCCACTGTCTTTTGTAACCTGAAGTAATTTTAACTAATTTGATAATATGTGACTCTTTTAATTGACAACGAAACAGCATATCCCTAATATCATTGTACCTGTATCTTCCAAGGACAAATTACACTGTCTGCATGCTACAGTCTTTGAAAGGCTAGATAAAAGGGCTCAGAGAATGATACAGGCTAGCTTTAGGGAGGTCTTAAATTTGAGTCTGTGTTTTAGGATTATTATCTAAAATCCAAAGTCCAGCAACTCCATTGTCTCAGGCTATAAGAGCTGTAAGCCTTCAGCAGGCTCAGAGCAGTACTGAAGGTCTAGGGTAGTGGTTATCACATTAGACTTCCTGTCGTTCTAGCAGATAGTTATGAGAGTGTTTGGTTAAGATAGGACAAAAATGGAAGTTTACGTTCTCATTGTCCCTTGAAAAACAAAGGCTCAGAGCCTAGCTTCGCAAATGTTTGTAATAGTTCTGCTATTTGTATTGTTTTCCGCTAACTATGTGTGATAATGATGACTTTTCAGAATAAATCGAGAACACAAAGAGATTTGTGAAATAGACTGGTCAGACAAAATTGAAACATACAACATTGATGATAAATGTGGGAGATACAGTAACCAGAGCACCAACATCCAGTTCCATCCTACTTCAGTGAAGTTTGAAGAGAGGTGAGCAGTTACTGTTATTACCCTCTACAAATAGCCTTGGTAagataaaatacatcttttgcaTCTGTGAAAGCTGTAAATGCTGCTCTGAATTAAAGATGTCATTGCTTCTGCTTTGGACATACAATGTCATAGCTTTAAAATAGCTACATGGATAGTAAAGGTAGTGCTGCCATCTCAGCATGGCACGCCACTGATGGCAAAGCTGGTTCACTATACACAGACTGAGTTTGTAGAAgcttttctcagaaataatttgctttataCTTTTAAAGCCTGGTCTAAATCCTATTGAGACTTACCATTTGACATCATCAAGCATGTCATTCTTTTGGGAAAGGTGTGTGATGCTTCCGCTACACAGAGAGGATTACTATTACTTGTAATAAATTTTGctgtttctccctccctttcagaCAGTGCTCATATGGCACAGTGTCCCAAGTGCTATGTAGTTCCTTCTGCTGCTCAACATGGCAAAGTATAACCAGAgatcttgtttctttttgttttgcagtaGACACAGGCTGTAAAGCTTGAATATATTTATGAGTTTATCTGCTGGTAACTTAACTGCTTGTGCTTGCACACGAAAGTatacgcatttttttttttttgcctttgtagtATTAGCTAAAGATGGAAGAACTTTGGATGATTTTGTGTCATGTATTACTTCCTTCAGAAGTCAAAAGATGAATGAgagtttattaattttataaaggATTAATCTTCTTCCTCCATGATAAGTCTAGACTGCatgcaacagcaaaaacaaataGAGGTTGGCCACACTTTTGCAGGGAGAGAACCAGCTTCAGATTAAGTGCAGATCAGCTTCAGAACTTAAGTGCAACTTGAACAAAAGACCAAGGTTCCTATTTGTATACCATTCACCTCTtcttccagtgcctcaacacCGGAGACATGGGCCAAGTTCAGTCATGACAACATCTAtagggcagagagagaaaaactggcTTCCATCAATCTTCGTGACTTGATTGACAATATTCTTCATGATACATCTGAGGACATGAGGAAGCAATGTGCTGCTGTTAATGAGGCTTTTACCAAACACTGTGAGGAGCTGTATGATACAAAACACAAACTAGAGCATCATTTGAAAAATGTAAGTGTTATTCTTGAGATGCTGGCTACGGTTGTGATAGCCTCTTTTGAGAAGTAGATTTATCCTCTAGAAAAAATGTCTTAATCCATGTCAGGTACGAAACACTATTTTGTTTCAGCTTAGTATCTGATAAGAGtagttctatttctttttttaatacttttatttcttctatatTCTGGCCAAATAGGAGGTCGAAACTATTAACTGGCTCACTAGGACTTCGAACAGATGTATAGCATGCACAGAgacaatgtgtatttttttttttaaacagttcttttTCTTGGGTATCCTCTTTAGATCCTTAAGGAGATTGGATATCAAGAAGCTAACATTGCTGCTCTCAAACAAGCTATCAAAGACAAAGAAGCCCCGATGAAAGTTGCTCAAACAAGGCTGTATGACAGGTCTTTTAGGCCCAACGTAGACCTCTGCAGAGATGAAGCACAATTCAGGTAAACACTATTAAACAGGTCCTCCAAGGTGTTCATTCTATCCAAAAGTCAGGTTAGACAACTCTCTCTTCTCTGAACtgtgtggtttctttttcatttagatGATCCCAAAAAACCTGACAGTGTGTGGATCATTTGCAACCCTTTTGCTGTTAGCAGAAGTTCACCACAAGGTGGACTATGTGCTGAATGACTTATGCTTCAAGTGCTGAGAATTTAAATAGGCTGCACATATTCATAGTCTGAGACAAATCCTCAGTACTATGAACCATTGGGCTGGTGGCATTTGATTTTCAGTAATAATCCGTTTTAAAACCAGAGGTCAACAAATCCTTTCAAATTAAAGGTCTGAACGTCGCTTTTGTCAGTTTTGATCTCATTATAGGCTTTGTAATTGATTCTCCTCCTTCACATTTTCCTACCCTTAGGAAAAGTGGGGAATCAGCTTTTGCAGGCTTACAATATCCTTGTAGCAAAGCTCCCTACCATTTAAAGCTGATGTGCTGCTCTTTATACAGTGAGGAAGAAGTTATAGTTAATCCAAATGCTTCGTACCATCTCAGGCACACTCATTTAaggtcctgattcagcaaagcgtTCCTGTGAAAGCTTTTCAGTATGTACATTGCCTTTAATGGGATTGAGGGACACATGCAAGTCCTTTGCTGAATGGGCATGTGTTTAATTGCCAGAGTTACACTGTTTGTAGTTACTCAGTTTGCATAGCACACAGGGATCTTGTTTTCCCAGGAAGTAAATATGTGCCTTCTCTTCAGGTAGATTGCAGCAAAGCACCTAACCAACTTTCAGTTGGAATAATGTGcttctttaaaaattgtttgtcGCTTTTTTAAAATGGTGCATTACTGCTTCTTTAAAAGCTTATATGGTTTTAAAGTAAAGACTGTTTTCTGATCTCTAGTGCAAGTATCATCTTTAATACCGGAGTTTTATACCAGTGAACAGATATCAGGCAACAGGCTTAAAAAAATGCTGATCCAGTCAAACTGGGTGACTTATTTAACAATTTTCATCCTTTCAACCTTAATTCTTGGTACAAGTGTCCTACAGAGTGGGAGAAGGTGAGGATGGATAGTTCCACTGTGCTTAATGGCAAAAGACATTTTTGGTACTATCTAAATCACTTCTGTACAGAAGCTGTGAAAGTGAACTTTGCTTTTGACCAAGTATCTCTGAGGTCCTTTGCAGTTGAGTGTTGATTCTATATCTGTTGATCTTTATTCCCATTACAGTTCATATGTGTTTTCGAACACAGACTGgcttctgctcattttttttattacttaatgTAATTCTGTTCAGGTTGGTCAGCGAAGTTGAAGAACTAACAGAGTCCATTAAAtccctgaagaaaaaacttctggAATCTGAACAGTCTCTGAGGAACCTGGAAGACACACAGatgaatttagaaaaagaaatagctgtaaaaacaaacagtatttttattgaCAAGCAAAAGTGCATGGCCCATCGCACACGCTatcctgttgtttttaaattagcaGGTTACGAGTAGTAATCTCTGTACTAACTATGCAAAGTCTGGAAGAAAAATGTAATCTAGAATCTTTCATATAAAATACATGGATAATATTATACACAGAAGAACTGTAttcactgtaattttttctctATTTGGTTTAAAAAGTGTTAGTATTGTATCATGGTGGGCTTTGAGTCTTGCCTTTAAAAGTTCAGTCTGAATACAGATGTTTATAGTGAGTTTAAAACACAGCTTAAAGGTAATTACAGCTAGATTTTATCTATAGCATATATGTATAATTTGCACAATATGTGATATTTGGGGGTTTTACCCTAATAAGTGAATATGTTGAATTAATATTTATTgtgaataataattataataataataatatagagAAATGTAGGTATAACATTTATAGCTTTCTGGCATTTTCAGGCAGCCTGAAATGACAGCAATAAAACTGCCTGTCTGATAGAACATCACATGATTAGTAAGGAAACAGATGATAGACTTTTAAGCTGCTCAAACattattagttaaaaaaaaagtttgcacaaGTTAGATGACAATCTGACTATTGGCAAAAGCACTCCTAGCCCATGACATCTGCTTCTTTAATCTGAAAATGAGTCCACGGTTTTTTAACCTTCGAGTCAataaatttaggtttttttcaggaaaaaaaaaccctaaacagcTTGCAAATAGCAATCATGACTTTCAACTTAAGCACTTGGATGTTGAATTGAGCTCTTGATCTGTTCCAGCTATTCCCTGGAAGCAAGGTATGTTTGAACTATTACCATAATAGAGAACACATCAGATTCATCTACTCCAGTAGAGCGATGTAACAAATGTCATTCATCCATTAGCTTAGTAGGCCACTTGGTTAAAAGGTGACATgtcaaaaaaggggaaaagatgaCACAGAACAGAATTCCATTATGGTTTCCTGTATTACAGTTTTTTACTTGTAAAAACAAGCTGATCaaggagaatgaaaagaaaaaaaaaccaaaccctaaccaaaaagcaaagcacaccaaaaaaaagccctagCCAACATACATTTCTGAATAGCCCTGCTCTGTTAACCAGAGCAGGAGAGGCCATTAGCCTATCCATTTTTCTCACAGGCAGCTATTTGTATTATCTTGACTCAGGATGTGCAGAGCACTATTCAGCAATTGCCCTCCTGCTAAAAGCTACTACCGTTTCTTTGAAAACCAGCTGCGTCAGTGAGGGCTTTTGACCCACGCCTCTATTTTATAGGCTCTGTGTTCaagagttttgttttgcttttttaatagatttttctctTCATGATTATATTTTTATAGTCCAGATGTTGAATCCTTATTAGAAATGgcatgtagattaaaaaaaaaaaatgctatgctTTTCTGTGCACGGAACTTAAAACAGTtactaaagattattttttagaCTGCAAACATTCTCCTTCATCCTGCCTTTCTTAAAACACCTTCAGCACCTTTATTCTTAGTAGCATATTCTAGCCTGTTCTTGATGCCCAAATCTTACAGCCTAATCGGTGGATCACACACCTTGTATGCACCTACATCACTGCACAGTTGCCTTTAAAACTGACTTTAGCTGCACCAGAAGAATAAAACTCTTCAAAGGGTGTTCCAACATTGAGAGCTGTGGTGTTAAAGGAGTTTTGGTCATTTAGCCCCATCCTCTAGACAGTGCTGCTTGTTTGGTCACGTGTACGTCTCTAGGTGTACacctaaaacagaagaaaaagtaagACAGTGAACCAGGCTTTAGACTAATGTGAATATTCACAAAAATCTTCCAGAAATTACAGAAAGGAGCAACATTTTCAAATTTACCTTACTCGcccactaaagaaaaaaaaaaagtggaatcaAAGTGGAATTTCTGTTATGATTATGGCAGATGGGATGAGGAGAATATGCAGTCCAGGGATGAGGAGAATATACAGTCCAGGAccccaaattattattttgattcaAGAGTTTTGcattaaagagaggaaaagaaaagtgcTGTCATCTTCTCTGAGACTGTGCTGAGTACAAATAACCTTATGCCCCCTATTGGGTTGTAAAAGGAGCTTTCCCTAATTAAAGCCTATCAGTTTAATTTACCTTTGTGAACTAAATTAGTCTGCCCTTGCTTTAGGCCAATCAAGGAAAATTCTGCTCTGGTAAACCTAATAGGGTTAGTAGGAGTGTAATCACTGCCCTATTCACACGGTAATAGATGAATACAAGAAAGTTGTAGGAGTGAGAATCAGATGAAATAGCTTCaagtttcagtaattttttttctttatttattgatttaaaaaaaataattaaagcctATAGATatgtttttgtattattttttaattaatttttaagctgAGGATTTACTTAAGATGTTTTAGCTGGCTCTCATGTGAGCTGTAGCTCTTGAGCTCTACCTGCTGATCTGTATGACAAATGTGGACTTTTTTTACtgcattaggattttttttgtttgttatccTGAGAGATTTATAGTTATGAAGCCAAAGTTTAATTTCCAGAAAGTCTGAGAGTTTTCTCATCTGCTTACAGGTAGAGGAAGGAGTTAATGGTGTGATAAATGATACTTTTGTAATGCCTGGTACAGGGACTTCAGGAAAAACCAGGAATGAAGACTCATTAAAAACTTATTTGTTACTTAAGAGCAGATAAAATTTTGCAAGGGGAACAAAGAAGGTTGCAGATAAATGGGACATAATGGTTGTGTAGTATTTTTGTCATGAATAATTGATTTTCTTTAAGACTGAAGCTTTGAACAGCTCTCTAATAATTTCGTTCTTGTATCATGTCACAGGTCACTACAAAATTTAGTACCAAAGTGGGAGACAGCAGCACTGAAACGCCCAGGTAAAATTTTTCAGAAAACCCTGTCTCTGCTTTTGGACCCTTGACACATGATACAAACAATATCTGCTTCAAATATTGATCTTTAATTCAATCTGCATGGTAAATAGCCACAAGGGCAGCCAGTGACACCAGCTGTGTCTTAAAGAAGAGATcttggcaatcccaggcacaaatacaggttgggcagagaatgggtagagagcaaccctgaggagaaggacttgggggtgttggtggatgagaagctcaacatgagccagcagtgtgcactggcagcccagaaagccaaccgcatcctgggctgcatcaagagaagtgtggccagcaggtcgtgggaggtgattctacctctctactctgcgctcgtgagaccccacctggaatactgtgtccagctttggagtcctcaaaacaggaaggacatggacctgttggaatgggtccagcagagggccacaaagatgatcagagggatggagcacttcccttatgaagacaggctgagagagctggggttgttcagcctggagaagagaaggctctggggagacctcatagcagccttccaatatctgaagggagcctacaggagagccggagagggactctttgtcaggaaatgtagtgacaggacaaggggtaatggttttaaattggaagaggggagatttagattagatattagaaggaaatcctttactgtgagggtggtctttactgagacactggaacaggttgcccagggagattgtggatgccccatccctggaagtgttcaaggccaggctggatggggctttgagcaacc from Numenius arquata chromosome 14, bNumArq3.hap1.1, whole genome shotgun sequence encodes the following:
- the TEKT4 gene encoding tektin-4, with translation MADPAGGPGAMAQPSVLLTKEPAPQTVPASDLPMKVYEVALNTGTDSSSGLATAGFRIAKYLPTEWHLNNSELYHKAFASCDQAERDRAEAKELAEYAAAAAQRAQQDSTSAVGQRLEDIHFWKAQLQNEIEDLDAETRLLAAQKLRLERALDATEVPYTIATDNLQCRERRQAPDLVCDEVERELLKEADLIRSIQELLKRTLIQARNQMRINREHKEICEIDWSDKIETYNIDDKCGRYSNQSTNIQFHPTSVKFEESASTPETWAKFSHDNIYRAEREKLASINLRDLIDNILHDTSEDMRKQCAAVNEAFTKHCEELYDTKHKLEHHLKNILKEIGYQEANIAALKQAIKDKEAPMKVAQTRLYDRSFRPNVDLCRDEAQFRLVSEVEELTESIKSLKKKLLESEQSLRNLEDTQMNLEKEIAVKTNSIFIDKQKCMAHRTRYPVVFKLAGYE